One window of the Lasioglossum baleicum chromosome 8, iyLasBale1, whole genome shotgun sequence genome contains the following:
- the Sud1 gene encoding prolyl 3-hydroxylase sud1 — protein MAQDEPVAKKLKHSIISDHVYSPEFQKLFCEHWHNYKSFKKDNLEVISKPFRMCKISNFLSNEDLMDEIKNELLDVKSRRNSVDLYQFEQTNNLVYVDSKNLKFLYETFQCDLSTWMEQNTKIQLNKKISMASSCYSDTDYLLCHDDNIRDRRIAFILYLTKNWTVEDGGTLDLFDTDENGLPRNVVKSLIPEYNSLIFFEVVDNSYHQVAEVTSPDKSRWSINGWFHGPLKESTKPPRVATEPTYVEPVNNRVSLNNWIKTCYLYPGIVKEVQQDMEQESFAFLSCFLKDDVYEKLETDLLSDAIVWQKVGPADIRNYEVAKEENLPEFLKSFYNMFKTISMFQLLKDYTELDLVAEKETMKPKMTIELQRWTKGCYTLTYDRSVIAESAVSPTEKKSSSGNVNQNYEYMEDSVDTPRTSRSNKDSSQDSRNEESGRNSSASNKEDEEMNDDDILKLTPKGKFPRAKKKNLSQQSSLSKLENLPPQKLARSLDTDDSDVSDIGDYLSDPLDCSLECSDQEEDMDDTSGSEPGALDVIIQFQTSHVPEENTIDYVDPGEEEGALIHVPTKNNHLCLVYKNQDICRVHKYVNHYCTGYFYNLICTYYE, from the coding sequence ATGGCCCAGGACGAACCGGTTGCAAAGAAGCTCAAACATTCCATTATCTCGGACCATGTCTATTCTCCTGAATTTCAGAAACTCTTCTGCGAGCATTGGCATAATTATAAGAGCTTCAAGAAGGATAATCTAGAAGTGATATCGAAACCGTTTAgaatgtgcaaaatttcaaattttctctCCAACGAGGATTTAATGGACGAGATAAAGAATGAATTGTTAGATGTGAAGAGTAGACGAAACAGCGTAGACTTGTACCAGTTCGAGCAGACCAACAATCTGGTTTACGTCGACAGCAAGAACCTGAAGTTCTTATACGAAACTTTCCAATGTGATCTGTCAACGTGGATGGAGCAGAACACCAAGATACAGCTCAACAAGAAAATATCCATGGCCAGTTCTTGCTATTCCGACACAGACTACTTGTTGTGTCACGACGACAACATAAGAGACCGAAGGATCGCTTTCATATTATACCTTACCAAGAACTGGACCGTGGAGGATGGCGGAACGTTGGATTTGTTCGACACCGATGAAAATGGGTTGCCCAGAAATGTAGTAAAATCTCTAATACCAGAGTACAATTCCCTAATATTTTTTGAAGTTGTAGATAACTCTTACCATCAAGTAGCCGAAGTGACTTCTCCGGACAAATCCAGATGGAGCATCAACGGTTGGTTTCACGGTCCTTTAAAAGAGAGTACCAAACCTCCACGAGTAGCAACGGAGCCGACCTATGTGGAACCAGTGAACAACCGGGTATCACTGAACAATTGGATAAAAACGTGTTACTTGTACCCTGGAATTGTCAAGGAGGTCCAACAGGATATGGAACAAGAGTCTTTCGCATTTTTGTCATGTTTTCTAAAAGACGATGTCTACGAGAAGCTCGAGACGGACTTATTGTCCGACGCGATCGTTTGGCAGAAGGTCGGTCCAGCAGACATCCGAAATTACGAGGTAGCAAAAGAAGAAAACCTGCCGGAGTTTCTGAAATCGTTCTACAACATGTTCAAGACAATTTCGATGTTCCAATTGCTGAAAGACTACACGGAGTTGGACCTGGTGGCGGAGAAGGAGACCATGAAGCCGAAAATGACAATTGAATTGCAGAGGTGGACCAAGGGCTGCTACACCCTGACATATGATAGATCTGTGATCGCCGAGTCGGCTGTTTCGCCTACCGAGAAGAAATCGAGCAGCGGAAACGTGAACCAAAATTACGAATACATGGAGGACTCGGTAGACACTCCGCGAACCAGTAGAAGTAACAAAGACAGTAGCCAAGATagtagaaacgaagaatcagGACGCAATAGTTCGGCAAGCAATAAAGAAGATGAAGAGATGAATGATGACGATATACTGAAGCTGACCCCAAAAGGAAAATTCCCTCGCGCAAAGAAGAAAAACTTGTCTCAGCAATCATCGTTGTCGAAATTAGAGAATCTTCCGCCGCAGAAATTAGCAAGGTCACTGGACACCGATGACTCGGACGTATCGGATATCGGAGACTACTTATCGGATCCTCTAGATTGCTCTCTAGAGTGCTCCGATCAAGAGGAGGATATGGACGATACGAGTGGATCCGAACCTGGAGCTCTGGATGTGATCATACAATTTCAGACGAGTCATGTGCCCGAGGAAAACACTATAGACTACGTCGATCCCGGAGAAGAGGAAGGAGCACTTATCCATGTGCCCACGAAGAACAACCATCTGTGTCTGGTGTACAAAAACCAAGACATTTGTCGCGTCCACAAATACGTGAATCATTACTGTACAGGTTACTTCTACAATCTAATTTGTACATATTACGAATAA